The following proteins are co-located in the Pseudomonas sp. DY-1 genome:
- the pilP gene encoding type 4a pilus biogenesis lipoprotein PilP has protein sequence MSSPRARLVLCALMLAGLSGCGVGNDFGDLQAYMDEVRARPKGSIEPLPKFQPYEAFTYSAAALRSPFQPPIKIDLAKQQKGSKDIHPDETRVKQFLEGFNIESFEMVGTLSNGSGTFALVSGAGGVHRVKVGDYLGRNHGRVVDIDEAKVDVIEIVPDGEGGWLERPRSLALRERS, from the coding sequence ATGAGTAGTCCTCGCGCCCGACTGGTGCTCTGTGCCCTGATGCTGGCCGGCCTTTCCGGCTGTGGCGTCGGCAACGACTTTGGCGATCTACAGGCCTACATGGATGAAGTGCGCGCCCGACCCAAGGGCTCCATAGAACCCTTGCCGAAGTTCCAGCCTTACGAGGCGTTTACCTATAGCGCTGCCGCCTTGCGCAGCCCCTTCCAGCCGCCGATCAAGATCGACCTGGCAAAGCAGCAGAAGGGTTCGAAGGACATTCACCCGGATGAAACTCGGGTCAAGCAGTTCCTCGAAGGCTTCAATATCGAATCCTTCGAGATGGTGGGCACGTTGTCCAACGGCTCGGGGACCTTTGCCTTGGTCAGTGGCGCTGGAGGGGTGCACCGGGTCAAGGTTGGGGATTATCTGGGGCGCAACCATGGCCGTGTCGTCGATATCGACGAAGCCAAGGTCGACGTGATCGAGATCGTCCCGGACGGGGAAGGCGGATGGCTGGAGCGTCCACGTAGTCTCGCGCTCAGGGAGCGCTCTTGA
- the aroK gene encoding shikimate kinase AroK — translation MRNLILIGPMGAGKSTIGRLLAKELRLPFKDSDKEIEQRTGADIPWIFDVEGEQGFRDREQSMIEELCGHDGVVLATGGGAVLRPANRQALRGGGRVVYLHTSVEQQIERTSRDRNRPLLRSADPGKVLRDLMAIRDPLYREIADIIIETDERPPRMVVQEILARLQALPPR, via the coding sequence GTGCGAAATTTGATTCTGATTGGCCCGATGGGAGCAGGAAAAAGCACCATCGGGCGTTTGCTTGCTAAAGAACTGCGACTTCCCTTCAAGGACTCCGATAAGGAAATCGAACAGCGCACTGGAGCGGATATCCCATGGATATTCGACGTCGAAGGCGAGCAGGGTTTTCGCGATCGCGAACAGTCGATGATCGAGGAACTCTGCGGTCATGACGGCGTCGTTTTGGCGACTGGCGGTGGCGCGGTTCTGCGTCCGGCCAATCGCCAGGCTCTGCGTGGCGGTGGTCGGGTCGTCTATCTGCACACCTCGGTGGAGCAGCAGATCGAGCGCACCTCGCGTGATCGTAATCGACCGTTGTTGCGGTCAGCCGATCCGGGCAAGGTGCTGCGCGACCTGATGGCCATTCGCGATCCGCTCTACCGGGAGATCGCTGACATCATCATCGAAACCGATGAGCGGCCGCCGCGCATGGTGGTTCAAGAAATACTGGCGCGCCTACAGGCACTCCCGCCCCGTTAA
- the pilQ gene encoding type IV pilus secretin PilQ: MKSSLSRLGITLLAALLSPALLAANLQALDVAALPGDRVELKLAFDEPVTAPRGYTIEQPARIALDLPGVSNKLGSKNRELGVGNARSVTVVEAKDRTRLIINLSTLVPYSTRVDGRNLYVLVGDSATSSTAPRPVASAPAPVAAPLTASQSAKSYASTGRAIENIDFQRGEQGEGNVVITLSDPSVSPDIQEQGGKIRLDFSKTQIPEPLRVRLDVKDFATPVQFVSASGSGSNASISIEPTGYYDYLAYQTDNKLTVSIKPLTQDDVEKRKTERFAYSGEKLSLNFQDIDVRSVLQLIADFTDLNLVASDTVQGNITLRLQNVPWDQALDLVLKTKGLDKRKVGNVLLVAPADEIAARERQELESQKQIAELAPLRRELIQVNYAKAADIAKLFQSVTSGDPSAAGADERGSITVDDRTNSIIAYQTQDKLEELRRIVTQLDIPVRQVMIEARIVEANVDYDKALGVNWRGASIGDNNFVIGGGGAGRPAANQAGNVNLANAPFVDLGATGATSSIGIGFITDNTILDLELSAMEKTGNGEIVSQPKVVTSDKETAKILKGQEVPYQEASSSGATSTSFKEAALSLEVTPQITPDNRIIMEVKVTKDAPDFGNALNGVPPINKNEVNAKVLVNDGETIVIGGVFSNTQTKAVDKVPFLGDLPFLGRMFRRDVVQDKKSELLVFLTPRIMNNQAIAVSR; encoded by the coding sequence ATGAAAAGCTCGCTATCGCGCCTTGGTATCACGCTATTGGCCGCCCTGCTGTCGCCAGCGCTATTGGCTGCGAACCTGCAGGCATTGGATGTCGCGGCTCTCCCAGGCGACAGGGTTGAACTCAAACTGGCATTCGACGAGCCCGTGACGGCTCCGCGTGGCTATACCATCGAGCAGCCTGCGCGTATCGCCCTGGATTTGCCAGGTGTGTCCAACAAGCTGGGTTCCAAGAACCGCGAATTGGGTGTAGGGAACGCTCGTAGCGTGACCGTGGTGGAAGCCAAGGATCGCACTCGCCTGATCATCAACCTGTCGACCCTGGTGCCCTACAGCACCCGTGTTGATGGCCGCAATCTCTATGTGCTGGTGGGCGATTCCGCGACTTCGTCTACAGCGCCTCGCCCCGTGGCATCCGCCCCGGCTCCCGTGGCCGCGCCCCTGACTGCTTCCCAGTCGGCCAAGAGCTACGCCAGTACTGGGCGTGCCATCGAGAATATCGACTTCCAGCGCGGCGAGCAGGGTGAGGGTAATGTGGTCATCACCCTGTCAGACCCCAGTGTCAGCCCGGATATCCAGGAACAGGGCGGAAAGATTCGCCTGGACTTCTCCAAGACTCAGATCCCTGAGCCGCTGCGCGTCCGTCTCGACGTGAAGGATTTTGCCACTCCGGTGCAGTTCGTCAGCGCTTCCGGCTCCGGCAGTAACGCCAGTATCAGTATCGAACCCACCGGGTACTACGACTACCTCGCCTACCAGACCGACAACAAACTGACCGTCAGTATCAAGCCGCTGACTCAGGATGACGTGGAAAAACGCAAGACTGAGCGTTTCGCCTACTCCGGCGAGAAGCTGTCTCTGAATTTCCAGGACATCGACGTTCGTTCCGTACTCCAACTGATCGCCGACTTCACCGACCTCAACCTGGTGGCGTCGGATACCGTTCAGGGGAACATCACCCTGCGGCTGCAGAACGTGCCTTGGGATCAGGCGCTGGATCTGGTCCTGAAGACCAAGGGCCTGGACAAGCGCAAAGTGGGTAACGTGTTGCTGGTCGCGCCTGCAGACGAGATCGCTGCCCGCGAACGCCAGGAACTGGAATCGCAGAAACAGATCGCTGAACTGGCTCCACTGCGTCGTGAGCTGATCCAGGTGAACTACGCCAAGGCCGCGGACATTGCCAAGCTGTTCCAGTCCGTCACCAGCGGTGACCCGAGTGCTGCCGGCGCTGATGAGCGCGGCTCCATTACTGTGGATGACCGCACCAACAGCATCATCGCCTATCAGACCCAGGACAAACTGGAAGAGCTGCGTCGTATCGTGACCCAGCTGGATATCCCGGTTCGCCAGGTAATGATCGAAGCGCGCATCGTCGAAGCCAACGTCGACTACGACAAGGCGCTTGGCGTCAACTGGCGTGGTGCGAGCATTGGCGACAACAACTTTGTCATCGGTGGCGGTGGTGCCGGCCGTCCGGCTGCCAACCAGGCTGGCAACGTGAACCTGGCCAACGCGCCCTTCGTCGATCTGGGCGCCACTGGCGCAACCTCGAGCATCGGCATCGGCTTCATTACCGACAACACCATCCTCGACCTTGAGCTGTCGGCGATGGAAAAGACCGGTAACGGCGAAATCGTATCGCAGCCCAAGGTGGTCACCTCCGACAAGGAAACCGCGAAGATCCTCAAGGGCCAGGAAGTGCCTTATCAGGAAGCCAGCTCCAGCGGCGCCACCAGCACCTCCTTCAAGGAAGCGGCCCTTTCCCTTGAAGTGACTCCGCAGATCACTCCGGACAACCGCATCATCATGGAGGTCAAGGTCACCAAGGACGCTCCGGACTTCGGCAACGCCCTGAACGGTGTGCCGCCGATCAACAAGAACGAGGTAAACGCCAAGGTACTGGTCAATGATGGTGAAACCATCGTGATAGGTGGGGTATTCTCCAACACCCAAACCAAGGCGGTGGACAAGGTGCCCTTCCTCGGCGACCTGCCCTTCCTCGGCCGCATGTTCCGTCGCGACGTGGTTCAGGACAAGAAATCCGAGCTCCTGGTATTCCTCACTCCCCGCATTATGAATAACCAGGCCATTGCGGTGAGTCGCTGA
- the aroB gene encoding 3-dehydroquinate synthase codes for MRTLQVDLGERSYPIHIGSGLLSRPELFTPHIAGRKVAIVTNETVAPLYLEKLTQTLQGYSVLPVVLPDGEAHKNWETLQLIFDALLGDRHDRRTTVIALGGGVIGDMAGFAAACYQRGVDFIQVPTTLLSQVDSSVGGKTGINHPLGKNMVGAFYQPKAVIIDTDSLRTLPERELSAGLAEVIKYGLICDEPFLPWLEGKMTALRGLDAGSLTEAIERSCAAKARVVGVDERESGLRAILNLGHTFGHAIETHMGYGAWLHGEAVSAGTVMALEMSSRLGWISTDERDAAIRLLRSAGLPVVPPMDMTPEHFLQHMAVDKKVLDGQLRLVLLRRIGDAVVTADYSRDVLEATLAADYRALADKLGE; via the coding sequence ATGCGGACACTTCAGGTCGATCTTGGCGAGCGTAGCTATCCCATCCATATTGGTTCCGGGCTGCTATCGCGTCCGGAACTTTTCACGCCGCACATCGCCGGTCGCAAGGTGGCCATCGTCACCAACGAGACTGTGGCGCCCCTCTATCTTGAAAAGCTGACCCAGACCTTGCAGGGCTACTCGGTCCTGCCGGTGGTATTGCCCGACGGCGAGGCGCACAAGAACTGGGAAACTTTGCAGCTGATCTTCGACGCTCTGCTGGGTGATCGCCATGATCGCCGCACTACTGTGATCGCCCTGGGGGGCGGGGTTATTGGCGACATGGCCGGCTTTGCCGCCGCGTGCTACCAGCGTGGCGTGGACTTCATCCAGGTGCCTACGACGCTGCTGTCTCAGGTGGACTCCTCGGTTGGCGGCAAGACCGGGATCAACCATCCGCTGGGCAAGAACATGGTGGGTGCGTTCTACCAGCCCAAGGCGGTGATCATCGATACGGACAGCCTGCGCACGCTGCCGGAGCGCGAGTTGTCTGCCGGACTGGCCGAAGTGATCAAGTACGGCCTGATCTGCGACGAACCTTTCCTGCCGTGGCTGGAAGGGAAGATGACTGCCCTGCGCGGTCTCGACGCCGGCAGTTTGACCGAGGCCATCGAGCGCTCCTGTGCCGCCAAAGCGCGGGTGGTGGGCGTGGATGAGCGTGAGTCCGGGCTGCGCGCCATCCTCAACCTGGGCCACACCTTTGGTCACGCCATCGAGACCCATATGGGTTATGGTGCCTGGCTGCATGGCGAGGCGGTATCCGCGGGTACCGTCATGGCCCTGGAGATGTCCAGCCGTCTGGGCTGGATTTCCACCGACGAGCGCGACGCGGCGATTCGCTTGCTGCGCAGTGCCGGCTTGCCGGTCGTACCGCCAATGGACATGACGCCGGAACATTTCCTCCAGCACATGGCCGTAGACAAGAAGGTACTCGATGGCCAATTGCGCCTGGTGCTGTTGCGCCGGATTGGTGATGCCGTCGTGACTGCCGATTATTCGCGTGACGTGCTCGAGGCCACCCTGGCCGCCGACTATCGCGCCCTGGCCGACAAGCTTGGAGAGTAA